Part of the bacterium genome is shown below.
TGTCGAGGAGCGGAGAGCTGTCGCCCTGCGTCCCCGCCAGCTCGTGCGCCACACCCACCGCCCGGACGCCGCGGCGTTCGAGGGCCCGGATGGTGAACATGTACTCGGTGACGGAATTCCCGGTGTCCTCCATCATGACGACGGCCGCGTCCGCCCCGAGCATCGCCGCGAGGTTCGCCGCGTACTGGGCCGAGCGCTCCTTCAGGAAATGGTTGGCGTTGGAGCCTCGGGTCAGAATCACCCCGGCCAGCGCCGCGTCGCGGCCGTGCCGGCGGTAGAGTTCGAGCACCGCGGAGTTGCGTGCGTG
Proteins encoded:
- a CDS encoding glycine/sarcosine/betaine reductase component B subunit → HARNSAVLELYRRHGRDAALAGVILTRGSNANHFLKERSAQYAANLAAMLGADAAVVMMEDTGNSVTEYMFTIRALERRGVRAVGVAHELAGTQGDSSPLLDSVEEATALISSGNVDELFETGRPERLLGGDVFRYYSGTTADPHGALRVSAMECFCGLARMASAGFTAVEY